The following coding sequences are from one Triticum aestivum cultivar Chinese Spring chromosome 5A, IWGSC CS RefSeq v2.1, whole genome shotgun sequence window:
- the LOC123102375 gene encoding uncharacterized protein has translation MHLSLWKPLSHCAAILLSKNHRRRGGGGGGGGGHGGGNGRRDDTASFLRQLRDALDAASEEGALCPPPDAAGADEDAAVTRSRSLARLRAQRDFLRATALAAAAGPFRSISDLPLLAHAIATFLSMYPDYASTSDVDRLRLDHYSHLDAPGAGRVCLDYCGFGLFDSSWDSSSSFTLSELNANLSNHALYGGAEPGTAENDIKERILEYLNVPASEYALVFTVSRGSAFKLLAECYPFENNRRLLTMFDHESQSVNWMAQSARAKGAKTRTAWFRWPTLKLCSTELRKEIVGKRKARRRDAAVGLFVFPAQSRVTGAKYSYQWMALAQQNGWHVMLDAGALGPKDMDSLGLSLFRPDFIITSFYRVFGSDPTGFGCLLIKKSVIGSLQGRNGCNASGMVRIVPVFPQYLSDSIDEFDAVETEGLEDDPCTPKDENPVPDVRNGSQLPAFSGVYTSAQVRETFESDPGRDSSSDRDGASTIFEETESISVGEVMRSPAFSEDCSSENSFWVDVGQSPLGSEKSGQFKKGKLGSPLPSSWFTGRKGNKRMSPNLASRISRSPLYDGNVISFDAAVLSVSQDVDCLREDPEEEIYENGRGNHFRQVSEIQEEPEVEEVACQHAMNGDLDHKESAIRRETEGEFRLLGRRDGNSRFAGGRLFGVEEIDGAISMGRRVSFNTEANMIADRLHRASDAAEASGYPFRDDDVSDGYDDAQDWSRREPEIICRHIDHVDMMGLNRTTLRLRYLINWLVTSLLQLKLPGLKDSDGVPLVHIYGPKIKYERGAAVAFNLKQSGGAFINAEFVQKIAEKNGISLGIGFLSHIKIDPNQKQSNGALDIPEASFYKNGRKDSKKVTVRVEVVTASLGFLTNFEDVYKMWAFVAKFLDPSFLESERIAIATDQMEAIAAEHMEGQI, from the coding sequence ATGCATCTCTCCCTGTGGAAGCCGCTCTCCCACTGCGCCGCCATCCTCCTCTCCAAGAACCACCGGCGGcgtggcggaggaggaggaggcggcggcggccatggcggcggcaaCGGCCGGCGCGACGACACGGCGTCGTTCCTCCGGCAGCTGCGCGACGCGCTGGACGCCGCGTCGGAGGAGGGCGCCCTCTgcccgccgccggacgccgccggcGCGGACGAGGACGCCGCCGTCACGCGCTCCCGCTCCCTGGCGCGCCTGCGGGCGCAGCGCGACTTCCTCCGCGCcaccgcgctcgccgccgccgccggcccgttcCGCTCCATCTCCGACCTGCCGCTCCTCGCCCACGCCATAGCCACCTTCCTCTCCATGTACCCGGACTACGCCTCCACCTCCGACGTCGACCGCCTCCGCCTCGACCACTACTCCCACCTCGACGCCCCCGGCGCCGGCAGGGTCTGCCTCGACTACTGCGGCTTCGGCCTCTTCGACTCCAGCtgggactcctcctcctccttcacatTGTCCGAGCTCAATGCCAATCTGAGCAACCACGCGCTCTACGGCGGCGCTGAGCCCGGCACGGCCGAGAATGACATCAAGGAGCGGATCCTGGAGTACTTGAATGTGCCGGCCAGCGAGTACGCCCTGGTGTTCACTGTCAGCCGGGGGTCAGCGTTCAAGCTGCTCGCTGAGTGCTACCCGTTCGAGAACAACCGAAGGCTGCTCACCATGTTTGACCATGAGAGCCAGTCGGTGAACTGGATGGCGCAGAGTGCGCGGGCAAAGGGTGCCAAGACGCGCACCGCATGGTTCCGCTGGCCCACTCTCAAGCTCTGCTCGACGGAGCTGCGCAAGGAGATTGTGGGCAAGAGGAAGGCCAGGCGACGGGATGCTGCAGTCGGATTGTTCGTGTTCCCTGCACAGTCTCGGGTGACCGGCGCCAAGTACTCCTACCAGTGGATGGCGCTGGCACAGCAGAATGGCTGGCATGTCATGCTTGATGCTGGTGCACTTGGTCCCAAGGACATGGACTCGCTGGGGCTCTCGCTGTTCCGGCCGGACTTCATTATAACCTCATTCTACAGGGTGTTTGGTTCTGACCCAACTGGATTTGGTTGCCTTCTGATCAAGAAGTCGGTTATTGGAAGCTTGCAGGGGAGGAATGGCTGCAATGCCTCTGGGATGGTCAGGATTGTTCCGGTCTTTCCACAGTACCTGAGTGACTCCATCGATGAATTTGATGCAGTGGAAACAGAGGGACTTGAAGATGACCCTTGCACTCCGAAAGATGAAAATCCAGTGCCTGATGTTCGAAACGGCTCACAGCTGCCAGCATTTTCGGGTGTGTACACTTCTGCTCAGGTCAGAGAGACATTTGAGAGTGACCCGGGTCGTGACAGCAGCTCGGATAGGGATGGGGCGAGCACCATTTTTGAAGAAACTGAGAGCATATCTGTCGGTGAGGTGATGAGGAGCCCGGCATTCAGCGAGGACTGTTCATCAGAGAACTCTTTCTGGGTTGATGTTGGCCAGAGCCCGTTGGGGTCAGAGAAGTCTGGTCAGTTCAAGAAAGGGAAACTGGGATCACCATTACCATCATCTTGGTTCACTGGCAGAAAGGGTAACAAGAGGATGTCACCTAACCTAGCATCGAGGATATCTAGAAGCCCACTTTATGATGGTAATGTGATTTCTTTTGATGCTGCTGTACTGTCAGTTTCACAAGATGTAGACTGCCTCAGGGAAGACCCTGAAGAAGAAATCTATGAGAATGGCCGGGGAAATCATTTTAGGCAAGTTAGTGAAATCCAAGAGGAGCCAGAGGTTGAAGAGGTTGCATGCCAACATGCCATGAACGGTGATTTGGACCACAAGGAAAGTGCGATAAGAAGGGAGACTGAAGGGGAATTTCGGCTGCTTGGACGGAGGGATGGAAACAGCAGGTTTGCTGGGGGTCGTCTCTTCGGTGTTGAAGAGATTGACGGAGCTATAAGCATGGGGCGCAGAGTTTCATTCAACACTGAGGCGAATATGATTGCTGACAGACTACATCGGGCCTCAGATGCTGCTGAAGCGTCTGGATATCCATTTCGTGATGATGATGTAAGTGATGGGTATGATGATGCTCAAGACTGGAGCAGGAGGGAACCAGAGATAATTTGCAGGCACATTGACCATGTCGATATGATGGGGCTCAACAGAACAACACTTAGGTTAAGGTACCTTATCAATTGGCTAGTAACTTCGCTGTTGCAGCTGAAGCTGCCAGGCTTGAAAGACAGTGATGGAGTTCCTCTTGTCCACATTTATGGTCCAAAGATTAAGTATGAAAGGGGAGCGGCCGTTGCTTTCAATCTGAAGCAAAGTGGTGGTGCTTTCATTAATGCTGAATTTGTCCAGAAGATAGCTGAGAAAAATGGCATATCTCTCGGCATCGGTTTTCTTAGTCATATAAAGATAGACCCAAACCAGAAACAGTCAAATGGAGCACTAGATATACCCGAGGCTTCCTTTTATAAGAATGGTCGCAAAGACAGTAAAAAGGTGACTGTAAGAGTTGAAGTTGTGACTGCTTCgcttggcttcctcactaactttGAAGATGTGTACAAGATGTGGGCATTTGTTGCCAAGTTCTTAGATCCTTCATTCCTGGAAAGTGAGCGTATTGCCATAGCTACTGACCAAATGGAGGCCATAGCTGCTGAGCACATGGAAGGGCAAATTTGA
- the LOC123101229 gene encoding B3 domain-containing protein_Os12g40080 — translation MCLEVLNGACDFWVLRTAILFICDLCASTAQNIPLDPWQPASLQKSWSDQRMDKSCTRCRDYVAHQYWDHMDNRKKRFFKLMLGNFRNGVTIPEKFVRSVGGKISELVKLETPDGNTYNVHIAKELNNLVLRSGWSKFARVYELQEGDLLRFKYNGDSHFKVEIYDPSACEKETSCVVMNHNPGLQKRSVPRDNPMLSPEGERLAKRHNGCCSDSCKTSKMNPAGTPHKPTKREAPSSEDARSSGELQTSTRSRYFLATGCNLTDAHKVEVNKIEQNIRPEIPLYVKTMSSASLVDGFLVICKDYAIKHLPRKDEFITLCHASHSKTWGAHYRINADDTYHLSTGWLGFVDDNQLQKGDTCVFEVLKRQRSFTMAVHLLKASYHHPPGFPASSKSLRPEAKSFRPADKVRLSRFTTLEGLLKTKVYEKVEAIKPEIPVFVSIMMKTNVSSRSPSLAFSLDYAKDFLPGENQIFRLHRPGESAPWKTEFKSFASRRWLVRGWEQFVIDNELELDDVCLFERIENKKKLRMMVHIIRKEEYYEMMGEKGCESCKKWQEHYYWEHMDVSKTRFFKLMTQDSQQRIRIPDKFASNFIRQMQSPQGFDLKAPSGETWHVGVSKVGNDLFFSSGWVDFAKAHELQENDLLVFTFSGNSFEVLIFDASGCEKLSSLFAGAGMHKHFDGMVGQQVEQYSLSDDSDSDDDDDDDDGTSVPSQLIESRQNVSTLRKFSSRNKPRKDLLPGSPNCSSSCDVKHEETEEEESDDDTYADFDYCYSRVVKQLPDDEKHEIIGLTSLQRGNPAFMTVLLRAHLQRKDNFLVIPSEFVHEHLHMRSHEVLLLRPNREERWHVSYYQGSSSKGFRGQPWVKFIRDNKLHKGDICVFELIKGARNENKKAGTTMTVHVVRRKKSDGRFALVG, via the exons ATGTGTCTTGAAGTGTTGAATGGGGCTTGTGACTTTTGGGTTCTCCGTACAGCCATACTATTTATCTGTGACCTTTGCGCTAGCACTGCTCAGAACATCCCTCTGGATCCGTGGCAACCAGCATCCTTGCAGAAGTCCTG GAGTGATCAGAGGATGGACAAGTCTTGCACACGATGCAGGGATTACGTCGCACATCAATATTGGGACCACATGGATAATCGGAAAAAGCGTTTCTTTAAGCTTATGCTTGGCAATTTCAGGAATGGAGTG ACCATACCAGAGAAGTTTGTGCGCAGTGTCGGGGGAAAGATCTCTGAACTAGTCAAACTAGAAACTCCAGATGGTAATACATATAATGTTCATATTGCCAAGGAACTGAATAATCTAGTCCTTCGATCTGGATGGTCAAAATTTGCCAGAGTTTATGAGCTTCAAGAGGGTGACCTTTTGAGGTTCAAATACAATGGGGACTCCCACTTCAAAGTTGAGATCTATGATCCAAGTGCTTGCGAGAAAGAGACATCCTGCGTTGTAATGAACCACAATCCAGGTCTCCAAAAACGGAGCGTTCCTCGTGATAATCCAATGTTATCACCGGAGGGTGAAAGGTTAGCAAAGCGTCACAATGGTTGCTGCAGCGACAGTTGCAAAACTTCAAAGATGAATCCAGCAGGCACCCCACACAAACCAA CTAAAAGGGAAGCCCCATCTTCTGAAGATGCCAGGAGTTCGGGTGAACTTCAGACTTCCACCAGGTCTCGCTATTTCTTAGCAACAGGGTGCAACCTGACTGATGCACATAAGGTGGAAGTCAACAAAATTGAGCAAAACATCAGGCCTGAGATTCCATTATATGTCAAAACCATGTCCAGTGCCAGTCTGGTTGATGGATTTCTG GTCATATGCAAAGATTACGCTATCAAACACCTTCCACGCAAAGACGAATTCATCACACTTTGCCATGCCAGTCATAGCAAGACATGGGGTGCTCATTACAGGATCAACGCTGATGATACATATCATCTTTCTACCGGCTGGTTGGGATTTGTCGATGACAACCAGTTGCAAAAAGGCGATACTTGCGTGTTTGAAGTATTAAAGAGGCAGAGAAGTTTCACAATGGCAGTTCATCTGCTTAAAGCAAGCTATCATCATCCACCAG GATTTCCCGCTTCTTCCAAGAGTCTTAGGCCTGAAGCCAAGAGTTTTAGGCCTGCAGATAAAGTGAGGTTGTCACGATTCACCACTCTGGAGGGTCTGCTGAAGACTAAAGTATATGAGAAAGTAGAAGCTATTAAGCCTGAAATCCCTGTTTTTGTGTCTATCATGATGAAAACCAATGTTAGCAGCAGAAGCCCCAGTTTG GCCTTCAGTCTGGATTATGCCAAAGATTTTCTCCCTGGTGAGAACCAAATTTTCAGGCTTCACCGGCCCGGGGAAAGCGCTCCATGGAAAACTGAATTCAAGAGCTTTGCTTCAAGGCGTTGGCTTGTTAGAGGCTGGGAGCAGTTTGTCATTGACAACGAACTGGAACTAGACGATGTCTGCCTCTTCGAGCGGATTGAAAACAAGAAGAAGCTCAGGATGATGGTCCACATCATCCGAAAAGAAGAGTACT ATGAGATGATGGGTGAGAAAGGGTGCGAGAGCTGCAAGAAGTGGCAGGAGCACTACTACTGGGAGCACATGGATGTGAGCAAGACCAGGTTCTTCAAGCTCATGACACAAGATTCCCAGCAGCGCATT CGCATACCGGACAAGTTCGCGAGCAATTTCATCAGGCAGATGCAGAGCCCACAGGGTTTTGACCTGAAAGCACCAAGCGGCGAAACGTGGCATGTGGGTGTTAGCAAGGTTGGCAATGACCTGTTCTTCAGCTCAGGATGGGTAGATTTTGCCAAGGCTCATGAACTGCAGGAGAATGACCTCCTGGTCTTCACATTCAGTGGCAACTCTTTTGAGGTTCTGATCTTCGACGCGAGCGGTTGCGAGAAACTGTCTTCTCTCTTCGCTGGCGCTGGTATGCACAAACATTTTGATGGTATGGTGGGTCAACAGGTTGAGCAATACTCTCTTAGTGATGATTCTgattctgatgatgatgatgacgacgacgatggtaCAAGTGTGCCGTCTCAGTTGATTGAGTCCCGTCAGAATGTCTCCACTTTAAGGAAATTCAGTAGCCGGAACAAACCAA GGAAAGATCTTCTTCCTGGATCACCAAACTGTAGCAGCTCATGTGATGTTAAGCATGAGGAAACTGAGGAAGAGGAGAGTGATGATGACACATATGCTGACTTCGACTACTGCTACTCGAGGGTTGTGAAGCAACTACCCGACGATGAAAAACATGAAATAATCGGGCTGACTTCGCTGCAACGGGGCAATCCAGCGTTCATGACAGTTCTTCTGAGGGCCCACCTGCAACGCAAGGACAACTTTCTG GTCATCCCCAGTGAATTTGTACACGAACATCTTCACATGAGATCACATGAAGTGCTGCTGCTCAGGCCAAACAGAGAAGAGAGGTGGCATGTCAGCTACTACCAGGGGAGCTCCAGCAAAGGCTTCAGGGGCCAACCCTGGGTCAAGTTCATCCGCGACAACAAACTGCACAAGGGGGATATCTGCGTCTTCGAGCTGATCAAAGGCGCGAGGAATGAGAACAAGAAGGCCGGGACGACGATGACCGTCCATGTTGTCAGGAGGAAGAAGTCCGACGGTCGGTTTGCCTTAGTGGGCTAA